The following are encoded in a window of Thunnus albacares chromosome 17, fThuAlb1.1, whole genome shotgun sequence genomic DNA:
- the poldip3 gene encoding polymerase delta-interacting protein 3 has translation MHACAVRQCEKMADVSLDEVIRQRGINTKVPAKRPMFGRGAGGTGKSFDARQKIGVGDVRQRLGGGTGFQVKDAREKLGQKDARFKIRGRGGAGGVQDARQMINSRKQGQNQFSVPAQTTQKTAVTHQLQSQTLVPQIQIHTINNLAGVNTRQFAPNVQGLTVRGSTTPQLSSNNKRMMDARDRLSLKRSIGGTQTQAAAATPFKITKTIQQHPVGMSAGIRAASQPISNEHAGTPSKQIKITTANNVLPSRPGTVGSAFSMSAPITKVVKNDAYTAPRPPVPVAPTRPNTSMAATRSSAPALQPVSRTLQQSTAETSKTPPTPPQPAFSPLEGTKITVNNLHPRVTEEDIVELFCVCGALKRARLVKVGVAEVVFVRKEDAVSAYRKYNNRCLDGQPMKCNLHIQGNVITSDQPILLRLSDTPGTGSGTKKDGLPPSLSRPAGQRASSQPTPEVDPQTILKALFKSTAQSTSTTEPPSSQATAFRIKI, from the exons ATGCACGCATGCGCAGTTAGACAGTGTGAGAAAATGGCAGACGTCTCTTTGGATGAAGTGATACGACAGCGCGGTATTAATACCAAGGTGCCCGCCAAACG ACCCATGTTTGGACGGGGTGCAGGAGGGACTGGCAAGAGTTTTGACGCCCGACAGAAGATCGGGGTTGGTGATGTCAGACAGCGACTTGGAGGAGGAACGG GGTTTCAAGTGAAAGATGCCAGAGAAAAGCTGGGTCAGAAGGATGCTCGTTTCAAAATCCGTGGGCggggaggagcaggaggagtgCAGGATGCTCGTCAGATGATCAACTCACGCAAACAGGGGCAGAATCAGTTCAGTGTCCCTGCACAGACCACGCAAAAGACAGCAGTAACACACCAACTACAGAGCCAGACACTTGTAccacagatacagatacacaccATCAACAATCTTGCTGGTGTGAACACAAGGCAGTTTGCCCCCAATGTACAAGGACTGACTGTGAGGGGAAGCACAACGCCTCAGCTAAGCAGTAATAACAAGAGAATGATGGATGCTCGTGACAGACTGAGCCTCAAGAGGAGCATTGGAGGGACGCAGACACAGGCAGCCGCTGCAACACCTTTTAAAATAACCAAGACCATCCAG CAACATCCAGTGGGGATGTCAGCTGGAATACGTGCAGCTTCACAG CCTATCTCAAATGAGCATGCTGGGACCCCCAGTAAACAAATAAAGATCACTACTGCTAACAATGTGCTACCATCACGG CCTGGTACGGTGGGCTCCGCATTCTCCATGTCAGCCCCAATTACCAAGGTGGTTAAAAATGATGCTTACACAGCCCCGCGTCCTCCTGTCCCCGTGGCTCCCACCCGGCCCAACACCAGCATGGCTGCCACCCGGTCCTCAGCTCCAGCCTTGCAGCCAGTCTCCAGGACCCTCCAGCAAAGCACAGCAGAAACCAGCAAAACACCTCCTACTCCCCCTCAG CCTGCATTCAGTCCTTTGGAGGGGACAAAAATAACGGTGAACAACCTGCATCCCCGGGTCACTGAGGAAGACATAGTT GaactgttctgtgtgtgtggtgcctTGAAGCGAGCGCGGCTGGTGAAGGTGGGCGTGGCTGAAGTGGTGTTTGTCCGTAAAGAGGACGCTGTGAGCGCATACAGGAAGTACAACAATCGCTGCCTGGACG GCCAACCAATGAAGTGTAACCTTCATATTCAGGGAAATGTCATCACTTCTGATCAGCCCATTCTATT GAGGCTCAGTGACACTCCAGGCACCGGCAGCGGTACAAAGAAAGACGGCCTGCCCCCCTCCTTGTCTCGCCCCGCCGGTCAGCGAGCCTCTTCTCAGCCCACTCCAGAGGTGGACCCCCAAACCATCCTCAAAGCTCTGTTCAAGTCCACCGCACAGTCCACCTCCACCACTGAGCCCCCTAGCTCACAGGCCACCGCCTTTCGCATCAAGATATAG
- the rrp7a gene encoding ribosomal RNA-processing protein 7 homolog A: MAPSKKKHASGTEACVIPGGFTVLSLQFSSDSVAQHKLYVKEHKVRAEKSSHRPLDRTLFVLNIPPYCPEDVVKELFSQFGSIQSVELRDHPGSFQQSGPTLSRFFRPAEKQGFKVGYIVFQKSSSVTAVKSHPHNVPLIVSTEHHPVRTGVEKWIQQYTQAFIQPEKLQQMVDTFMEDYDKRKEEEAERQRMEAEQQQEDEEGWVKVTKGHKGAKARPHSEAANQRTLQKEIRKKKRKELMNFYTWQHRNTQKEHIAELRKKFEEDKQRIALLRAQRKFRPY; the protein is encoded by the exons ATGGCGCCGTCCAAGAAGAAACATGCCAGTGGCACAGAGGCTTGTGTTATTCCTGGAGGATTTACAG TGCTTTCCTTGCAGTTCAGCTCCGACAGCGTTGCTCAACATAAGCTGTATGTGAAAGAGCACAAAGTACGAGCAGAGAAGAGTTCACACAGGCCGCTGGACAGGACTTTATTTGTCCTCAACATCCCTCCATACTGCCCAGAG gatGTTGTCAAAGAGTTATTCTCGCAGTTTGGCAGTATTCAGTCAGTGGAGTTGAGAGACCACCCGGGCTCATTTCAGCAGTCTGGACCGACTCTGTCCAGGTTCTTCAGGCCAGCTGAAAAGCAG gGCTTCAAAGTTGGCTACATTGTGTTCCAGAAGTCCTCCAGTGTGACAGCAGTTAAATCACATCCCCATAATGTGCCTCTGATCGTCAGCACAGAGCATCATCCAGTGAGGACAGGAGTAGAGA AATGGATTCAGCAGTACACACAGGCTTTCATTCAGCCGGAGAAACTGCAACAAATGGTCGACACGTTCATGGAAGACTACGACAAACGTAAAGAAGAG GAAGCGGAGCGGCAGAGGATGGAGGCTGAGCAGCAacaagaagatgaagaaggcTGGGTGAAAGTCACTAAGGGACACAAGGGCGCCAAGGCCCGCCCTCATAGTGAGGCAGCCAACCAGAGGACTCTACAGAAAGAGAtaaggaaaaagaagaggaaggagctcATGAACTTCTACACCTggcagcacagaaacacacagaaagaac ataTTGCTGAACTAAGGAAAAAGTTCGAGGAGGACAAACAGAGAATAGCTCTGCTGAGGGCGCAGAGAAAGTTCAGACCTTATTGA
- the fam234b gene encoding protein FAM234B, whose amino-acid sequence MQLGRRSSNLMSNWTRSSALLHVAVSRINRGSIRGEMAAALSRALKLPGKKGSELGEYDPLTQADSEDESEEDDLVLNYPRNGLGRDSCLGTGSSKLRGGRSGRLVGAEDEGQEDEEEEEDEWRERLPNKSRQDRDDMKGMQYWNHRDSGRDRMREDRGGPGTLGGAGLGGCSSDVEEKRMRMKNAIRTAFFLVPVVCATLLVLLCAFLIPCQKGGLGNRPQWERELGDAGGVTPPALALWDVDGDSVEDVLLGVTECTNDTHSTQGNKIYSAVALSAVSGQVLWRNVMRESVMYIQCGLQDNSQPSPVCLLIGKSILMAVDGATGSHLGSVLLKNIESQAVLLPDLDNDSVPDLLVATLPANEALDLSLTLISGGTRTKLGHPVPFNLTGQGKLIGPLLHETQQGAYYILFGLGNVEAISLSDIYSRATGKPPITQPLTRKDSGWEELRKSNSSSFIHIYRGSERAEFLVPLVAGFGNNHNSLDTVSNLNSTKSEWVLVYGSSKLSVLRQTDMHKKWTSKSPPIHSQPALGHFNDDGVLDLFFQHSANGTMKAQVIDGVDGHSLWTAEFVCPRLVLEASVISTSTGLSAFVFWASEPIKAQKNVTKATVAPGVAAAEPLIRKLFLLHPVYPTILLELTSTTHTTVTSAVSYQENQKDASYITVSSRPTPDSEPGARIVKSMSLRAAITKGQIVRLGESNKSGEPVKPGVFEVNKFFRHLSFKNQ is encoded by the exons ATGCAGTTGGGCAGGCGCAGCTCCAACTTGATGTCCAATTGGACCCGCTCATCAGCGCTGCTTCACGTCGCGGTGTCGCGGATCAATCGAGGATCAATCAGAGGAGAAATGGCTGCAGCTCTGTCTCGTGCCCTCAAACTGCCCG GGAAGAAGGGCTCGGAGTTAGGGGAGTACGACCCTCTCACCCAAGCAGACAGCGAGGATGAGAGCGAAGAAGATGACCTCGTGCTCAACTACCCCCGAAATGGCCTCGGCAGGGACAGCTGCCTCGGCACCGGCTCCTCAAAGCTGCGGGGTGGCAGATCCGGAAGACTCGTGGGTGCCGAAGATGAAGGgcaggaggatgaggaagaagaggaggacgaaTGGAGAGAGCGGCTCCCCAACAAATCCAGGCAGGACAGAGATGACATGAAAGGCATGCAGTACTGGAACCACAGGGACTCCGGCAGGGACAGGATGAGGGAGGACAGAGGGGGACCCGGGACATTGGGAGGCGCTGGGCTCGGGGGTTGTAGTAGTGATGTGGAAGAaaagaggatgaggatgaagaacGCCATCCGAACTGCATTTTTCCTGGTGCCTGTGGTCTGCGCCACATTGCTCGTGCTGCTTTGTGCTTTCCTGATTCCCTGCCAGAAGGGAGGACTGGGAAACAGGCCACAATGGGAGAGAGAACTGGGAGATGCAGGAG GTGTCACTCCACCTGCACTGGCATTGTGGGATGTCGATGGCGATTCGGTGGAGGATGTCTTACTGGGTGTTACTGAATGCACCAATGACACTCATTCCACACAAGGGAACAAAA TTTACAGTGCGGTGGCCCTGTCTGCAGTCAGCGGTCAGGTGCTGTGGAGGAATGTCATGCGGGAGTCTGTGATGTACATCCAGTGTGGTCTCCAGGACAACTCCCAGCCATCACCTGTGTGTCTCCTCATTGGCAAATCTATCCTCATGGCCGTCGATGGTGCCACAG GGAGTCACTTGGGGTCGGTCCTGCTGAAGAACATTGAATCCCAGGCGGTGTTACTTCCAGACCTCGACAACGACTCAGTCCCAGATCTGCTGGTAGCCACCCTGCCTGCAAATGAG GCTTTGGATCTCTCCTTGACCCTGATCTCTGGGGGAACCAGGACGAAGCTTGGACATCCCGTGCCTTTCAACCTCACCGGACAGGGAAAGCTGATTGGTCCTTTGCTGCATGAGACACAACAAGGGGCATACTACATCCTCTTTGGACTAG GTAATGTAGAGGCCATCTCTCTGAGTGATATCTACTCTCGTGCTACTGGCAAACCACCCATAACTCAGCCGCTTACAAGGAAGGATTCAGGTTGGGAGGAACTCAGGAAAAGCAATTCCTCCTCCTTCATACACATTTACAG GGGATCTGAGCGTGCAGAGTTCCTGGTCCCTCTTGTGGCTGGTTTTGGCAACAACCACAACAGCTTGGACACTGTTTCTAACCTGAACTCCACCAAAAGTGAATGGGTGTTGGTTTATGGCTCCAGCAAACTCTCAGTGCTCCGACAGACCGACATGCACAAAAAATGGACCTCTAAGTCACCTCCCATTCACAG CCAACCAGCCCTGGGACACTTCAATGATGATGGAGTCCTTGATCTCTTTTTTCAGCATTCAGCAAACGGCACCATGAAG GCGCAGGTCATTGACGGAGTAGATGGGCACTCTCTCTGGACAGCAGAGTTTGTGTGTCCTCGTCTTGTTTTGGAAGCTTCAGTGATCTCCACCTCAACTGGCCTATCAGCTTTCGTCTTCTGGGCCAGCGAACCAATCAAAGCGCAGAAGAATGTCACCAAGGCAACT GTAGCACCAGGTGTTGCTGCAGCGGAGCCGCTCATCAGAAAGCTATTCCTGTTGCACCCTGTATATCCCACAATCCTGCTGGAGCTCAccagcaccacacacacaacagtcaCCTCTGCAG TGAGTTACCAGGAGAATCAGAAAGATGCTTCCTACATCACCGTATCCTCCCGGCCCACACCGGATTCGGAGCCCGGCGCTCGGATAGTTAAGAGCATGAGCCTCAGAGCTGCTATCACCAAAGGACAGATTGTCAGACTAGGGGAAAGCAACAAGAGTGGGGAACCTGTTAAACCAGGCGTATTCGAGGTCAACAAATTCTTCAGGCATCTGTCCTTCAAAAACCAG TGA
- the LOC122967474 gene encoding essential MCU regulator, mitochondrial-like, protein MTSALGRLVRLSGLRNARCSPLWTGRTVTPCRTIVSTSSGAILPKPKKTPFGLIRIALVVVPFLYVGTQISKNFAALLEEHDIFVPEDDDDDD, encoded by the exons ATGACGTCGGCTCTCGGTCGTCTGGTCAGGCTGTCGGGCCTCAGAAACGCTCGCTGCTCGCCGCTGTGGACGGGCAGGACCGTGACACCGTGCCGGACAATCGTGAGCACGTCATCCGGTGCCATTCTGCCCAAACCCAAGAAG ACCCCCTTCGGCCTTATCCGGATTGCTCTGGTAGTGGTGCCCTTCTTGTATGTGGGGACTCAGATCAGCAAGAACTTTGCAGCGCTGCTGGAGGAGCACGACATCTTTGTCCCCGAAGACGATGACGACGATGACTGA